TCGATACCGTCACCGAACTGCCCGGGTACGCGCGTGGCCTCGCCTTCGTTGGCGACACGGCGCTGGTGGGCCTGTCGAAGATTCGCGAGAAGCGTCACTTCGGTGGCATGCCCATCGAACGGCGTTCGGAACCGCTGTGCTGCGGCGTCGCCGTTGTTGATCTGCGTACCGGCGTGCGGACCGGACTGCTCGAGTGCTCGGAAGGGGCGACGGAGCTCTTCGACCTGCGTTTCCTGCCCGGCCTCACCCGTCCCAACCTGATCGGACTGGATCGCGCCGAGTCCCGGCATGCGGTGACCGAGCCAAACAGCGCGTGGTTCCTGCGGCCGGCCGAAGACGGCTCAGCAACGGGGGCCTGACGCCCTTTCGCCCGGCATCATCACCGCCACGGCGAGCCCCGGCCATGCCGGTAGTGGCATCGCGTGCACGACCGCATTACAGTCATAACTGGTCAGCCACGCAGGGACGCCCTCTCATGCAGCCCCCGTTCCGCAAATCCCCGCTCGCCCTCGCCGTCGGCGCCGCCCTGGCCTCAGGCCCGGTCGCCGCCTTCCCTGTCGTGCCGCTCACCGACGAATTCGAACTCGCCGCCGACACAGCCAACACGAACCAGCAGACACCTGATGTCGCCATGGCCGACGACGGGCGCTTCGTCGCGGTCTGGGCGGACGGCGGCGAGATCTTCGCGCAGCGGTACGCGGCGGATGGTTCCGCGACGGGCGCCGAGATCGCCGTTCCGCGCGCCGATCCGGCGGCTACGGGCGCCCGCGGCGGAGTCACGGTGGCGATGGACGACGACGGGGATTTTGCGGTTGCGTGGGATGTCTACTACGGATTTACCGGGCCTACCAGCTACTCCGAGGAAGTAATCTTCCAGCGCTACAACGCAGACGGCACCGAGAATGGCTCACCGGTGTTCGCCAACGACGACGTTGCCGCTGGGGATCAGGTTAATCCGGATATTGCACTGGACGGCGACGGCGACATCGTCGTCACTTGGCAGGGCTATTACGACTCGGTCGACACTGATTCGATCACCTACCGACTGTTCGACGCCTCCAGTGGGGCCCTGACGTCGAGCCAGCAGGCGCCCTCGAATACGGCGGGGACCACCGTTCAGCCAAGCGTGGCGAGTTCCGGGTTTGGTCAGTTCGTCATCGGCTGGCGTTACGTCGGTACCAACGAGATCCAGGCCCGCCGATTCGCCGCCAACGGCTCGCCGCTCGCGGCCACGCTGCAGGTTGCGGCCGGATCCTCTGGTCCTCTCGGCAACCCCGACGTGGCGGTGGACGACGATGGCGATTTCGCGGTCGCGTGGGACGACTACGCGAGTGGCCTGTACGAGGTCGCGTACCGCGTCTTCGACAGCCAGGGCATCGAACTGCTTGGGCGCACCGTGGTTGCCGAGGGCGGGATCCAGCCCGCGATCGCCCTGCTCGAGCCGAACCAGACCGCCATCGCCTGGCGGAGCGATCCCAGCGCCGACGCCGACGGCGACGGCGATATCGACGGCGATGGGGATGGCGGCGGCATCCTGCTCAGCACGCGTGATGCGGGGGGGAGTGTCGATTCGGGCCCGCTGCTCGTGAACCAGACCACCGCCGGCGAGCAGGACCAACCCGCGATCGCCATGGATGCCGACGGCGATCTCGTGGTGGGGTTCGAGAGCTATGTCGGCAGCACCGAGGATGACGTGCGCGGGAGGGTGTTCGAGCGCCCGTCGCAGACCGTGGAGGGTACCAGCAGCGGCACGGGCGCGCTGGGCTGGCTGGGCGGCCTGGCCCTCGGCCTGGCCGGCATCGGTCGGCGACTGGCGCGGCGCCGCGGCGGTCGCGGGCCGGTCGCCTTCCTCGCCGGCGCCCTGGCCCTTGGCCTTGCTGGCGGAGCGCCAAGCGCCCAGGCGCAGGGGCCGGGCCCGACGCCGGAGGCCTCGCCCCGCGAGGTGGGGCATGCGGAGGAGGTGAGCGGTACGGTGACCGCCGGTCGCCCGGGCGGCTCCACACGCGCGCTGCAGGAGAACGGGCCGATCTATGTCGGCGATCTGGTGCGGACCGGCGAGGAGGCCGCCGCGGTGCTCCGCCTCGCCGACGGCTCCCGCATCGCCCTGCGCGCCGATTCCACGTTCCGGGTGGCCCGCCTCGAGCGCACCACCGACGAGGATGGCGATTCCAGCCTGACCGGCATGTTCATGGACCTCGTGCGCGGTGGCCTGCGCGCGATTACCGGCGGGATCGCCGAGCGCGAGCCGGAACGCTATCAACTGCGCACCCCGGTCGCGACGATCGGCGTGCGGGGGACGGAGTTCGATGCCCGCCTGTGCCCGCGCGGACAGTGCCCGGACACGGGCGACGCCGCGACCGGCGATGCCGGGCCCGATGCCGCCGCCCGGGTCGTCGAACTCTCGGGCGTGGTGGAGGCCCGCACGGGCAACGGCGGCACACGGGTGCTGACCGAGGGTGCTCGGGTTTTCCAGGGCGATACCGTGCGCACCGCCGGCGACGCCTGGGCCGCGCTGCGATTCGCGGACGGCTCGAAGGTCTCGCTCGAGCCGGGAACGGCGTTCGTCGTGCGTGAATGGGAGTACGAGGCCGAGGAACCCGAACAGGGCAACGCCCTGCTGCGCCTGGTACGCGGTGGCATGCGCGTGCTCACGGGGCTGATCGGCAGCGAGCAGCCCGAGAGCTACCAGGTGGGCACGCCGGTCGCCACCATCGGCGTTCGCGGCACCGGTTTTGATCTCCTGTGCCAGGGCGCCTGCGTCGATCCCGACGCCAGCACCGCGGCGGTCCAGGGCGACGGGCTGTTCGTGCGCGCCTGGGATGGCGAAATCTTCGCCGAACTCGAGGGCCGCACCGCCGGATTCGCGGCCGGTGAGACCGGCTTCCTGGCCAACGACAGCGCCCCGGTACTGCGCCTTGATGCCCTTCCGCCTTCGCTCCGGGATCTGGTCTCGCCGCGCCCCGACACCGTCACCGGTGCCCCGCCGTCGAGTGCGGATCGCCTGTACACGTACACCCATGAGGGCGCGATCACGGTGCTGGGCCGGACCGGTCCGGCCGCCGTGTTCGAGGCCGGTGAGGCCGGCGTTGTCGGTGGCGGCGATAGCGGTGGTGCACAGGCCCCGGAGGCCCTGCCGGAACCGCCCGGCGACTTCGTCGGCCCGGATGACACCGGCATCGCAGTGCCGACCATCATGGGCGCGCTCGGCTCGCTCGCGCTGGGGCAGTTCGAACTGGGCACCGCCTATGTGGGCGGTACCGCGGGCGCCGGCATCGCCGGTTCCGAGTCCGACTTCGAGCGGCGTCTGCAGCGCAGCAACCCCGGCGTCTCCGTCAACGACCTCTCCGGCGGCGCCGGGCTGCGCGCGTTCGTCGGCTACCGGCTGCTCGGCGTCCTCGGTGTCGAGGTGGGCGGTTTCGACATGGGTGACACCGACTCCGAGATCGACCCCGGTACCGCCGATGCGGAGGTCGTTGCCCGCGACGCACTCGACAAGCACCCGATCACGCCGCGCGGTTTCGATATCAGCGCCATCGCGCGCACGCCGATCGACGCCACGGGGACGGCCTGGGCCTTCGCACGCACCGGCATCGCGCGCTGGGAGGGCAAGGTCACGACGAGCACACCTTCCGGGGAGCGCTTCAGCAAGGAGTTCTCGGGGACCGATGCACTGGTCGGCGGCGGCGTCGAATACCGGATCTCGCCCAACGTCCACGCGCGTACGGAATGGATCCACTACCGTATCGATCCGGATCCGGTGAACTACGTGGGGGCGGGTCTCGTCTGGACTTTTCCCTGAGTCGCGACAGTTTGCCCCTGCCATGGACAGGGGGTTGACCGATTTGCGCCAGTGAGGATTCCGACGCACAATCGGTTCCCGTGATATGTCGCGACCCTGCAGAGGGGCCGCGTGTACACGGTCCGGTAAGAACAACGTACGGCCGTACCAAAAACAACATCTCGGGGGAGAGCCATGGAGCGCTCATTGCGAACCGTCAGCCGTTTGCGGCTGCCGTTGTCATGGGCCGGCGCCGCGGAGCGGGGTCTCCGGGTGGCAGGCTCGATCCTCGCGTTCACGGCCTTGATGGCCATCCCCCTGAGTGCCCTCGCGGCGCACGATCCCGAGCGGCTCGAGTCCCTGGTGCAGGAAGGCCGCTACGCCGATGCCTACGACCTCGCCAGCGAACAGGTCGGTGCGCATGCCGGCGATCCCCGCTTCGATTTCCACTACGGCATCGCCGCGGTCGAGACCGGCGCCCTCAACGAGGGCATCTTCGCGCTGGAGCGGGTGCTGATCGCCCAGCCCGGTTCTGACCGCGCCCGCCTGGAGCTCGCCCGCGCCTATTTCCTCCAGGGCGATGACCGCCGCGCCCGGCGCGAATTCCGCACCGTTCAGGCCCACAATCCGCCGGCGGACGTCGATGCGCAGATCGAGCGCTATCTGCTCGCGATCCAGCGCCGCGCGGACCAGTACGAAACGACCGTGTCCGGCTATGTCGAACTCGGTGGCGGCTACGACTCGAACGTCAACAGCGCCACCGCCGAGGAATCCGTCGATACCGTTCTCGGCCCGGTTGGCCTCGGCAGCGCCAGCCAGGAGACGTCGGATTCGTTCGGGCGCCTCGAGGGGCGCGCACGCGTCAGCCATCCCGTCGCGCCGGACGTGAACCTGATCGGCGAGGTCGGCGCACGTGGGCGTTTCTACGCCGATGAGGATCAGTTCAATACCGGCACCGTGGACGGCCGCTTCGGCGCACTCCTGCGCCGCAGCGACTGGCAACTGCGGGGCACCGTCAATGCCGGCCGTTTCTACCTCGACGGCGATGGCTACCGCGACCAGGCCGGCATCAGCGGCACCTATCGCTTGAGTCTCTCGGATCGGTCCACCGCCGACCTGTCGCTCGATGTCGTCGACTTCGAGTACGACACGCGCGAGGCGCTCGACTCGACCCTCTGGCTCATCGGCGGCGGTCTTACGCACTCGCTGCAGTCGGATCTGCGGCCCACAGTTTCCGCACGGGTCTTCTTCGGTGCCGAGGAGGCGGACGACGAGGACAGCATCCAGGCCCAGGCCGATGCGGAGCGCGATATCGTCGGCGTCCAGGCCGGCCTGCGCATGTGGCTCAACCCCGAATGGACCTTCCGCGGTTCCGCCGAGGCCCGCCTGAGTGAATACGACGAGCCGGGCGTGTTCTTCAGCGAGGCGCGTGACGAGGAGTACTACCGACTCGACCTCGCGCTCGACTGGCGGCCCGACGCGCGCTGGCGCATCGGTCCGCACCTGCGCTACTCGAGCAATCAGTCGAACAACAACCTGTATGAGTACGACCGCACGGAATTCCAGATCCGTGCCCGTTACGACTTCTACTGACGCGTACCGGCCGGTCGCCGTGTGGCCGGACGCGAAGGAGGCGAACGTCATGTCACGCCAGGGAACGCACCCCGATCGGCCGCTGGCCGGCCTCGTCCTCGCCACGCTGGTGGCCTGCCTGCTGCTCATGCCCATCCACGCCGCTGCCGCCGAGCAGGTCGGGCGCGTGCTGGTGGCGACCGGCAGCGTGACCGCCGAGCAGGAGGATGCGTCCGCCCGCGCGCTCGGGCGCCGCGACCCCATCTACGCCGGCGACCGCATCCGCACGAGGGCACGCGCCCGGGTCCAGATCCGCTTCGAGGACGGTGCGCTGGTCGACCTCGACCCGAGCAGCACCTTCGAGGTCGAGGAATACGCCAGTGACGACGACGGGGGCGGTGGCAGTGCCGTCATGAGTTTTCTGAAAGGCGCCATGCGGACCATTACCGGCGCGATCGGCGGCGGCCGAGAAGACACCTACCGCATGACCACCACCGTGGCCACCATCGGCGTTCGCGGCACCGCCTACGCGCTTGAATACTGCGATGCCGAATGCGCGGGCGAAGACGGCCAGGTCGGCCTGTACGGCCGCGTCGATGATGGCGACGTCGAAGTCGAGGCCCCCGGCGGCACCGGGACCTTCGGCAAAGGCCACTACTTCTTCGTCCCCGAAGGCGGCGCCCCAGAGCGGATCGTTGCCCCGCCGGACGGGATTCTCGAAGGCGAAGGCGAGACCGGCGCCGGTGGTGACGATGACCGCATCGAGGACGTGAGTATCAAACCGCTGGATACCGGCGAGGAGGATGGCCTCGGCATCGGTGGCACCAACACCGACCTGCTCGATCCGGATTTTGAGAGTGCGGAGACTACCGACCTTGGGGAGCCGAGGCCTGGTGACGTGGCCGAGGTACTTTTCGGCGGTGGTTTTGTCGGTTCCGATGCTCGTGGTACTGATCTTTATCGATCGGACGCCGAAGCGGAAGCCCGCCTCGGTTCGGATAGTGAGATCGTCGGAGCCGAGTTCGACGCCGGATTTGTCGATACATCAGATCTTAATCTGGTCGAAAACGGCACGAAAACGATAACGAATCCCTCGAACGGTGATCCGCTATTCGCAGTGGACTGGGGACGCTGGCAGGGGGCCCCGGAAATCGCCGGCGGCGCCGATGGTGGGTTCACGTATGCATATGCCGATCTTGATCGGATCACCACGCCGACGGAACTGGATGCTCTAACAGGAACTTTTTTCTTTGACAGTGCTTCTGGAGATGGTCCCGCGGCAGTCGACCAGAATGGTGGTACGTACGATGTCTCAGCCAGTGTTCAGCTTGATTTCTTCAACGCTACGATCGACCAGGCATTCCTGAATTTCAGTGGCCCGAACACGTTCAGCGTTAATGGCGACGGCGACCTGAATCCTGATGCGACTTTTACCGTGAACAACCTGCAAAGTACGGATGAGGTCTTCAACGGCAATCTGGAAGGCGTTCTCCTTGGAAGCAACGCGGAGGGCGCTATTATCGTATTCGATGTTGAAGGTGCGGGAACGGAGATTGTCGGCACCCAGGTTCTACAGGGTGACGGTGGACTCAATTAAGCCGCGTGTAGGTTGTATTGACGAAGGAAACCCAACGTAAGAGCGTTTTCGATGCGTATCGGCCCGGATGAAGAGGCCTCGCCCGGTCGGTATGGTGAATGTGATCGATCGGGTGATGTTGGGTATCGCTTCGCTCAACCCAACCTACGGGGTGTACGGTCGGGCGGTGCTTGTGCTCTGACAACTCGCCGAACGACTACGTAATCTTTCCGGACGCCGCGCGCAGGCCGGAATCGATTGGAGCCCGTCGCATTTCCAATCCCGTGTATGCGGACACGGGCGGCATTATCGAACGAGCGCCCGGTTCAGTGGGTGCGGACGAGCCCGGGATCACCCGTGGATCCCGGGCTGTTTTGTGTGCATTCCACGATTGCAGGGTCCGGCACGGTACTCGTGGTGGGATCGGCCCGACCATGATTGGGGTTTCAGGCACGCCCCGGACCCGGATCGCGGGGGGTGTGCCGGCGGCCGGCTGCCGAATACGGGTGGCCGCCGCTAACAGGGGGAGTATTCCGAATGCAGGTATCCGTTTCGTCTGTCATGCGCCGGCTCGTTCTGGTCGTACTCATCTGCTTACCATCGACGGCCGTGATGGCATCGGGCGAACCGGTCGGCAGAGTCCTTGTCGCCATGGGCGGTGTGACCGCCGAGCGCGAGGGCGTTTCCAGCCGGGGGCTTGGCCGCCGCGATCCCATCCATGCCGGTGACACCATCCGCACGAGCGCGCGCGGTCGCGTCCAGATCCGCTTCAAGGACGGCGCCATGGTGGATCTCGACCCGAGCAGCACCTTCGAGGTCGAGGAATACGCCACCGATGACGAGGACGGCGGCGGCAGCGTCGTCATGAGCTTCCTGAAAGGGGCGATGCGGACCATCACCGGCGCGATCGGGGGCGGCTCCGGTGACAGCTACCGCATGAATACCTCGGTCGCGACGCTCGGTGTCCGTGGCACCGCGTACAGTCTGCGCTACTGCGATGCAACGTGCGTTGATGGAGGCGGCCAGGCGGGCCTGTACGGTCGGGTCGACGATGGCACGGTGGTCGTCGAGGGCGCCGGGGGAGCGGGCACCTTTGGCACCGGCCAGTTCTTCTTCGTCCCCGACACGGGCAGCCCGCGGCGAATTGTCGCTCCGCCGGAAGGTATTCTGGACGGGAACGATGAAGGGGGCGACGACGGCCGCGCTGACGAGCGGATCGAGGACGTCGCAGTCCGTCCGGTGGTTTCCGGTGACGACGATGGGGTCTCGACCGACGGTGAGCGTGACGATCTGCTGGACCCGGAATTCGAACAGGGTGAAAACGAAGATCTCGTCTCACGGCCGGGCGAATCCATCGATGCCGCCTTCAGCGGCGCCTTCATTGGCAGCAGCGGATTCGCGGTTTACGAGTCACCCGCCGGGGGTGACGTGCGCCGGGATGACGAAGGCCGGATCGTGGGCGCGGAATTCGGCGCCTTCGGTTTCGTCGATGCGAGCGCACTGGAACACACGGGTGGCCAGACGGAAATCGTGCCCGAAGGGGAAGAAGATGGCGGCTTCGATGTCGCCTGGGGGAGCTGGTTCCCGTCCGGGCCGGTCGATGATGGCGACGTGCGCGGTTTCGTTTACGCGTACACGGACCCCGGGAACTTCACGACGACGACCGAACTCGAAGTGCTGGCCGATCTCGACGGTTCCTTGCAGTACACCAACCTCGATGGCCCTCCCGCTCTCGGCTCCGATGGCAGTCGCTGGGACGTCTCCGCTCTGCAGATCAACGTCAACTTCTCCGATGCGAGTATTGCCGCTGCCGGCATCCTCCTGGGTAACCAGGCGAACAGTGATGAGACCATCGACCTGAACGCGGGATTTTTCGATGCGGTTTCCGTCGGTGCCATCGCCCCGGATACCACCTTCACGGTGTCCGATCTGCCGAGCACGGATGAGGCCTATTCGGGTGACCTCACCGGTCGGTTCCTCGGCCGGAATGCCGAAGGGGCACTGGTGGCCTTCGAGGTACGTGAACTCGACGGCGATCGACGGATCGTAGGCACGCGGGTCTTGACGCCCGGTGGCGCGCTGGACGGCGACATTGTGGATGGCGATCCGTTGGTCAACTAGCGCAAGGTTTGGCGGGTCGGGTTGACGAAGGAAAGCCAACCCGGTGGTAGATGCCGCTCGGCTCGTCCGTATGTTCGTGGGTTGCAGTGTCGCGCCGGTAGAGAGGCCTGGTCGTATCCTGTTGGGTATCGCTTCGCTCAACCCAACCTACGGCGTGTGCATTCACGCCTCGCCGAATGGCAGGCCCGTTTCGTGGCCGCGTGCCGCGAGTTCGGCGAATTCGTCGGCGGGCAGCGGGCGGCTGTACAGGTAACCCTGGTAGGCCGTGCAGCCATGCGTGGCGAGGCGTTCGCGCAGGGACTCGGTCTCGACGCCCTCGGCCACGGCCTCCATGCCCATGGTGTGCGCGAGTACGATGATCGTGCGCACGATGGCGTCGTCGTTCGGATCACTGAGCGCATCGCGCACGAAGCCCTGGTCGATCTTGAGCTGATCCAGCGGCAGGCGCTTGAGGTAGGCGAGCGACGAGTAGCCGGTGCCGAAGTCGTCCAGCGTGAAGCGAATGCCGTCCGCGCGCAGTGTCGTCATCGTGCGGATCGTGTCGTCGACGTCGGCGATCAACAGGCTCTCCGTCAGCTCGAGCCACAGGCGCTCCGGGGCCAGGCCCGTGCGCGCGAGCGTCGCCCGCACCTGGTCGGTGAATCCGGCGTCATGGAACTGGCGCGCACTGACGTTGACCGAGACGCTGAGGTCGGCCGTTTCCGGGTGTTGGGCCCAGGCGGCGGCATCCCTGCAGGCGGCCTCCAGGATCCGCTCCCCGAGTGGGAGGATGAGTCCGGTCTCCTCGGCTACGGGGATGAACTGCGCCGGTGAAATCGAGCCCCGTTCCGGATGGATCCAGCGTGCCAGCGCCTCGACCCCGATCAGACGGCCGGCCGCGTCCACCTGCGGCTGATACCACGGCGCGATCTCGTCGCGGTCCAGCGCTTCGCGCAGTTCCCCCTCCAGCGCGACCCGTGACTGCACGGCCGCGCGCATCGCCGGATCGAACAGGCGCACGGTGCCCCGGCCGGCATCCTTGGACTGGTACATCGCCAGATCGGCGCGCTTCATCACGTCTTCCGGCGTATCCTCCGGGTCGTCGCCGAACAGCGTGATGCCGACACTGACGGTCGTGTGGCGTTCGTGCTCGCCCAGCATGTACGGGCGCGAGAGTTCCGCCAGAATCTTCTCGGCCACGGCGTGCGCGTCGTCGCCGGCGGCCCTGATGTCCGTATCCAATCCCTCCAGTATTACCGCGAATTCGTCGCCGCCGAAGCGGGCCACGCAGTCACTGGTACGCACACAGGGGTCGAGTCGCTCGGCCGCCTGTTTGAGCATGCGATCGCCCATATCGTGACCGAGCGTGTCGTTCAGTGTCTTGAACTGATCGAGATCGAGGAACAGTACCGCCCCCTTGCTCGCGCCGCGCCTCACCGCGTGCAGGGCGTGCTCGAGCCGGTCGAGCAGCAGCCGCCGGTTCGGAAGGCCCGTCAACGGGTCGTAGAGCGCGAGGAATTCGATCTCCTCCTGCGCGCGCTTGCGCTCGGTGATGTCGCGGAAGTAGACGGCGAGTCCTTCCTCGGACGGGTAGGCGTTGATCTCGAACCAGCTGCCGACGGATTCGTAGTGGAATTCGAACGTCACCGCCTGGTTCTCGGCCATCGCACGGCGGTATTCATGCTCGGCCAGGGTTCCGATCAGGTCGGGAAATTCGGCCCATAAGGATTTGCCGAGGACCGCTTCGCGGCTGACACCGATGAGGCGTTCCGCCTCCCGGTTCGCGTAGGTGATATGCCATTCCCCGTCGACCGTGAAGAACGCGTCGGTGATGCTCTCGAGCGTGCGGCTCACCCGTTCGGCGAGGCGCTCGACCTCCTGGCGCGCGCGTTTGTGTTCGGTGATGTCCTGGAGGGCCCCCCGCAACTGGACGACCCGCCCGGCGCTGTCGCGCACGGCCTCCCCGATCGCCCGGACGTGAAGGTGGCGGCCACTGGCGCCGATCAGCTCCGCCTCTTCGTCGTACGCGGTGCCGTCCTGGATCGAGGATTCGATGACCGCTCGCATCCGCTCGCGGGACTCCGGGGCATAGAATGCCAACGCCTGTTCAAGCGTGGCCGTGCTCCCGGGCGACAGTTCGTGGATGGCGCAGACGACGTCCGAACAGGCGACGCGGTCCTCGGCGATGTGATACACCCAGCCGCCGACACGGGCGCTGCGGCCGGCGATATCCTGCAGCGCGCGGCTCTCTCTCAGCATCTCCTCGGTTTCGACGCGCTGGATCGTGGCACCAAGGGCGTCCGCCAGTCCGCGCAGGAGGCGGATCTGTTCGTCACTCCAGCAGTGTTCCTGGCGGATCGCGTCGAAGCCGACATAACCGTAACTGGCCCCGCGGGTGATGACCGGGACGCTGATGAACGACTGGATTCCCTGTTCCCCGAGGTCGTCACGATCGCTGTCCCATTCCGGTGGTGCGTCCTTCAGGCGCGGTACATGGACCGTCTCTCCGCGCTCGATGCATTCAACCAGGCGCGGGATCCGTGCACGTGGTCGATTCACGATCTGTTCACGCATCAACGGGATGTCCTGCTCGCACCATTCATGCGTCAGCGTCGTCGACCCGTCCTCGGGATCGAGGCGGATCAGGTAGCTGCGGTCCACCTCGCAGTAGAGGCCGACCCGCTCCAGCGCCTCGTTGATCCGGTCATCGAGGTCGTCGGGGCCGGAGGCGACCAGGCGACTGGCGATATCGACGAGAATCTGCTGCAGACCGGAGACGTACTCCAGCGCCTGCTCGGTCTCTTTGGTACTCGTGATATCGACCATCACGCCGACCAGCGATACCGGGCGCCCGTCTTCCGTCAGCACATTGACGACATCACGCAGCCAGACCGTGCGGCCATCGGCGGCGATCATGCGGTAGTCGAAGCTGTGCTGGCGCAGTTCCTCGGTTGCACGGGCGCAGTAGCGCGGCGCCCAGTCCCGGTCGTCGGGGTGGATGTGCTCGAGCCAGAAGGTGGGCTCCCGCAGCCAGCGCTCGACCGGGTACCCGAGGATCGTTTCGGCCTCGGGACTGACATACGTGAAGCGGAAATCGGCGGGGTCGCCGCGCCAGAGGATCGCCGAGGTCGATTCGACCAGTGTGCGATAGCGCTCGCGTTCCTGACGGATCGTGTCGGCCGCCTCGACGCGGTCAGTGATGTCCTGACCGCCACCGATCCATTCGCAGGTTTGGCCATCGTCATCCCGGACCGGCACCTCACGGTCCAGGAAATGGCGAATCCGCCCGTCGCGGCAGACCACCCGGTACTCGCGCTCACAGGGCTGGCCGCAGCGGATCGCCTCCTGCCACGCCCGGAGATACTGGTCGCGATCCTCCGGGTGAACCACGTCCGCCCACCCCCAGCCGCGCGCCTGGTCGAGCGTGATCCCCACCATGTCCAGCCATGCGTCGCTGATGTCGACCAGACGGCCGTCGGCGGTCGAGTGCCAGACAAAATCCGAGGTGGCCGCGATCAGGGCACGATAACGGCGCTCGTCGATCTGTTCGGGGACCTTGCGGAACGTGAGGACGGCGCCCCGGACGCCGCCATCACTGTCCCGCAGGGCGACGCAGTGCCCGGAGATCGGGAGATCGGTGCCGCCGTCGTGGCCGCGGAAGAGGTCATGATCGATGTGCCGGCTCTCGCCGTC
This genomic stretch from Halofilum ochraceum harbors:
- a CDS encoding bifunctional diguanylate cyclase/phosphodiesterase, whose protein sequence is MARTGQRRMVQGNHSATAGITATGPARGPAEQQILDAVDEGIVTFDTAQRITFMNTAARQMTGRTDAPGHADEAAAALLDELRAERSPWSPDACPIRATLADGESRHIDHDLFRGHDGGTDLPISGHCVALRDSDGGVRGAVLTFRKVPEQIDERRYRALIAATSDFVWHSTADGRLVDISDAWLDMVGITLDQARGWGWADVVHPEDRDQYLRAWQEAIRCGQPCEREYRVVCRDGRIRHFLDREVPVRDDDGQTCEWIGGGQDITDRVEAADTIRQERERYRTLVESTSAILWRGDPADFRFTYVSPEAETILGYPVERWLREPTFWLEHIHPDDRDWAPRYCARATEELRQHSFDYRMIAADGRTVWLRDVVNVLTEDGRPVSLVGVMVDITSTKETEQALEYVSGLQQILVDIASRLVASGPDDLDDRINEALERVGLYCEVDRSYLIRLDPEDGSTTLTHEWCEQDIPLMREQIVNRPRARIPRLVECIERGETVHVPRLKDAPPEWDSDRDDLGEQGIQSFISVPVITRGASYGYVGFDAIRQEHCWSDEQIRLLRGLADALGATIQRVETEEMLRESRALQDIAGRSARVGGWVYHIAEDRVACSDVVCAIHELSPGSTATLEQALAFYAPESRERMRAVIESSIQDGTAYDEEAELIGASGRHLHVRAIGEAVRDSAGRVVQLRGALQDITEHKRARQEVERLAERVSRTLESITDAFFTVDGEWHITYANREAERLIGVSREAVLGKSLWAEFPDLIGTLAEHEYRRAMAENQAVTFEFHYESVGSWFEINAYPSEEGLAVYFRDITERKRAQEEIEFLALYDPLTGLPNRRLLLDRLEHALHAVRRGASKGAVLFLDLDQFKTLNDTLGHDMGDRMLKQAAERLDPCVRTSDCVARFGGDEFAVILEGLDTDIRAAGDDAHAVAEKILAELSRPYMLGEHERHTTVSVGITLFGDDPEDTPEDVMKRADLAMYQSKDAGRGTVRLFDPAMRAAVQSRVALEGELREALDRDEIAPWYQPQVDAAGRLIGVEALARWIHPERGSISPAQFIPVAEETGLILPLGERILEAACRDAAAWAQHPETADLSVSVNVSARQFHDAGFTDQVRATLARTGLAPERLWLELTESLLIADVDDTIRTMTTLRADGIRFTLDDFGTGYSSLAYLKRLPLDQLKIDQGFVRDALSDPNDDAIVRTIIVLAHTMGMEAVAEGVETESLRERLATHGCTAYQGYLYSRPLPADEFAELAARGHETGLPFGEA